A single Triticum dicoccoides isolate Atlit2015 ecotype Zavitan chromosome 2A, WEW_v2.0, whole genome shotgun sequence DNA region contains:
- the LOC119356327 gene encoding ubiquinol oxidase 1a, mitochondrial-like gives MSSRMAGSVLLRRAGAGAGRLFATTASPAARTALGGGEGAWVRMMSTSAASQVKDEAAKGVKAEAAKGDGEKKEVAISSYWGIEQSKKLVREDGTEWKWSCFRPWETYTADTSIDLTKHHVPNTMLDKIAYYTVKSLRFPTDIFFQRRYGCRAMMLETVAAVPGMVGGMLLHLRSLRRFEQSGGWIRALLEEAENERMHLMTFMEVAQPRWYERALVIAVQGVFFNAYFFGYLISPKFAHRVVGYLEEEAVHSYTEFLKDLDDGKIDNVPAPAIAIDYWRLPANATLKDVVTVVRADEAHHRDVNHFASDVYYQGMQLKATPAPIGYH, from the exons ATGAGCTCCCGGATGGCCGGATCGGTCCTCCTccgccgcgccggcgccggcgccggccgccTCTTCGCCACCACCGCGTCCCCGGCGGCCAGGACCGCCCTCGGTGGAGGTGAGGGCGCGTGGGTGCGGATGATGTCCACCTCCGCGGCCTCGCAGGTCAAGGATGAGGCGGCCAAGGGGGTCAAGGCGGAGGCGGCCAAGGGCGACGGGGAGAAGAAGGAGGTGGCCATCAGCAGCTACTGGGGGATCGAGCAGTCGAAGAAGCTGGTGCGCGAGGACGGCACCGAGTGGAAGTGGTCTTGCTTCAGG CCATGGGAGACGTACACCGCTGACACGTCGATCGATCTGACCAAGCACCACGTGCCCAACACGATGCTCGACAAGATCGCCTACTACACCGTCAAGTCCCTGCGCTTCCCCACCGACATCTTCTTCCAG AGGAGGTACGGCTGCCGCGCAATGATGCTGGAGACTGTTGCCGCCGTGCCGGGGATGGTGGGCGGCATGCTCCTGCACCTGCGCTCCCTCCGGCGCTTCGAGCAGAGCGGCGGCTGGATccgcgcgctgctggaggaggccgAGAACGAGCGCATGCACCTCATGACCTTCATGGAGGTGGCGCAGCCGAGGTGGTACGAGCGCGCCCTCGTCATCGCCGTCCAGGGCGTCTTCTTCAACGCCTATTTCTTCGGCTACCTCATCTCGCCCAAGTTCGCACACCGCGTCGTCGGGTACCTCGAGGAGGAGGCCGTCCACTCCTACACCGAGTTCCTCAAGGACCTCGACGACGGCAAGATCGACAACGTCCCCGCCCCTGCCATCGCCATCGACTACTGGCGCCTCCCTGCCAACGCCACCCTCAAGGACGTGGTCACCGTGGTCCGCGCCGACGAGGCTCACCACCGCGACGTCAACCACTTCGCATCG GACGTGTACTACCAGGGTATGCAGCTGAAGGCCACCCCGGCGCCGATCGGATACCACTGA